Proteins encoded within one genomic window of Humulus lupulus chromosome 1, drHumLupu1.1, whole genome shotgun sequence:
- the LOC133800597 gene encoding putative serine/threonine-protein kinase isoform X2 translates to MSSASQSIFFFFLGGIIMLIIVVILALVFWRIIKPTDLKKFVKRAKGHPVSTDLFSRNLRRISLFDFQTLKKATKNFHPGNLLGRGGFGPVFQGKLGDGRLIAVKKLSLNKSQQGESEFLAEVRMITSIQHKNLVHLLGCCSDGPQRLLVYEYMENKSLDLIIYGKSDQFLNWSIRYQIIIGVAKGLQYLHEDSPLRIIHRDIKASNVLLDDKFQPRIGDFGLARFFPEDEAYLSTTYAGTLGYSAPEYAIRGELSEKADIYSFGVLVLEIISCRKNTDLKLPSEMHYLPEYAWRLYETSKVLELIDPRMREDGFLEKDVLQAINVAFLCLQPDPEHRPPMSHIVTMLTCNVNMVGTPLKPAFLDRKRRKDDNPSCETLSEPFPSSLQTESFSPNPPN, encoded by the exons ATGAGTTCTGCATCTCAGTcaatcttcttctttttccttggaggaataatcatgcttataataGTGGTTATTCTGGCATTAGTCTTTTGGAGAATTATCAAACCAACAGACTTGAAGAAGTTCGTCAAGCGAGCCAAAGGACACCCAG TGTCCACAGATTTGTTTAGTAGGAACCTTCGAAGAATTAGCTTATTTGATTTCCAAACATTGAAGAAAGCAACCAAAAATTTTCATCCCGGCAATCTCCTTGGAAGAGGTGGATTTGGACCTGTGTTTCAG GGAAAGTTAGGTGATGGGAGGTTGATTGCTGTTAAGAAattgtctcttaacaaatcccAACAAGGAGAATCAGAATTTCTTGCCGAAGTGAGAATGATCACTAGCATTCAGCACAAAAACTTAGTTCATTTACTTGGATGTTGCTCAGATGGGCCTCAAAGGTTACTTGTGTACGAGTACATGGAAAACAAGAGCTTGGACCTTATAATATATG GAAAAAGTGACCAGTTCCTGAACTGGAGCATAAGGTATCAAATAATTATAGGGGTTGCTAAAGGGTTGCAGTACTTACATGAGGACTCTCCTTTACGAATTATCCACAGAGACATTAAAGCGAGCAACGTTCTTCTTGATGACAAATTTCAACCTAGGATTGGAGATTTTGGGCTGGCTAGGTTTTTTCCAGAAGACGAAGCTTACCTTAGCACTACTTATGCTGGAACTTT GGGTTATTCAGCACCTGAATATGCAATTCGAGGAGAGTTGTCTGAGAAGGCAGATATATATAGTTTTGGAGTTCTTGTGCTTGAAATCATTAGCTGTAGGAAAAATACTGATCTGAAACTGCCATCTGAAATGCATTACCTCCCTGAATAT GCATGGAGGCTATATGAGACATCGAAGGTGCTCGAGCTCATAGATCCAAGAATGAGAGAAGATGGATTTTTGGAGAAGGATGTTTTGCAAGCAATAAATGTAGCTTTCTTGTGTCTCCAACCTGATCCAGAACATAGACCTCCCATGTCACATATTGTGACCATGTTGACATGCAATGTGAATATGGTTGGGACACCTTTGAAACCCGCCTTCTTGGACCGAAAACGAAGGAAGGATGATAACCCTTCTTGTGAAACTCTTTCTGAGCCTTTTCCATCTTCCCTTCAGACTGAGTCCTTCTCACCAAACCCACCAAACTAA
- the LOC133800597 gene encoding putative serine/threonine-protein kinase isoform X1, with protein sequence MSSASQSIFFFFLGGIIMLIIVVILALVFWRIIKPTDLKKFVKRAKGHPGLSTDLFSRNLRRISLFDFQTLKKATKNFHPGNLLGRGGFGPVFQGKLGDGRLIAVKKLSLNKSQQGESEFLAEVRMITSIQHKNLVHLLGCCSDGPQRLLVYEYMENKSLDLIIYGKSDQFLNWSIRYQIIIGVAKGLQYLHEDSPLRIIHRDIKASNVLLDDKFQPRIGDFGLARFFPEDEAYLSTTYAGTLGYSAPEYAIRGELSEKADIYSFGVLVLEIISCRKNTDLKLPSEMHYLPEYAWRLYETSKVLELIDPRMREDGFLEKDVLQAINVAFLCLQPDPEHRPPMSHIVTMLTCNVNMVGTPLKPAFLDRKRRKDDNPSCETLSEPFPSSLQTESFSPNPPN encoded by the exons ATGAGTTCTGCATCTCAGTcaatcttcttctttttccttggaggaataatcatgcttataataGTGGTTATTCTGGCATTAGTCTTTTGGAGAATTATCAAACCAACAGACTTGAAGAAGTTCGTCAAGCGAGCCAAAGGACACCCAGGTT TGTCCACAGATTTGTTTAGTAGGAACCTTCGAAGAATTAGCTTATTTGATTTCCAAACATTGAAGAAAGCAACCAAAAATTTTCATCCCGGCAATCTCCTTGGAAGAGGTGGATTTGGACCTGTGTTTCAG GGAAAGTTAGGTGATGGGAGGTTGATTGCTGTTAAGAAattgtctcttaacaaatcccAACAAGGAGAATCAGAATTTCTTGCCGAAGTGAGAATGATCACTAGCATTCAGCACAAAAACTTAGTTCATTTACTTGGATGTTGCTCAGATGGGCCTCAAAGGTTACTTGTGTACGAGTACATGGAAAACAAGAGCTTGGACCTTATAATATATG GAAAAAGTGACCAGTTCCTGAACTGGAGCATAAGGTATCAAATAATTATAGGGGTTGCTAAAGGGTTGCAGTACTTACATGAGGACTCTCCTTTACGAATTATCCACAGAGACATTAAAGCGAGCAACGTTCTTCTTGATGACAAATTTCAACCTAGGATTGGAGATTTTGGGCTGGCTAGGTTTTTTCCAGAAGACGAAGCTTACCTTAGCACTACTTATGCTGGAACTTT GGGTTATTCAGCACCTGAATATGCAATTCGAGGAGAGTTGTCTGAGAAGGCAGATATATATAGTTTTGGAGTTCTTGTGCTTGAAATCATTAGCTGTAGGAAAAATACTGATCTGAAACTGCCATCTGAAATGCATTACCTCCCTGAATAT GCATGGAGGCTATATGAGACATCGAAGGTGCTCGAGCTCATAGATCCAAGAATGAGAGAAGATGGATTTTTGGAGAAGGATGTTTTGCAAGCAATAAATGTAGCTTTCTTGTGTCTCCAACCTGATCCAGAACATAGACCTCCCATGTCACATATTGTGACCATGTTGACATGCAATGTGAATATGGTTGGGACACCTTTGAAACCCGCCTTCTTGGACCGAAAACGAAGGAAGGATGATAACCCTTCTTGTGAAACTCTTTCTGAGCCTTTTCCATCTTCCCTTCAGACTGAGTCCTTCTCACCAAACCCACCAAACTAA